In Deferribacteraceae bacterium V6Fe1, one genomic interval encodes:
- the recJ gene encoding single-stranded-DNA-specific exonuclease RecJ, which translates to MDKDVSLAKSIKYRWVYEQADKSNIFHLNTSLGIPIPIAEALIKRGIISVDDAKIYFDVPLKDLINPFLLKDMEKAVKRITQAIFNREKICIYGDYDVDGITSTSLLYLFLKELNARVIYYVPNRLEEGYGLNKEAIDDIAGQNVDLMITVDCGITAVSEVAYAASKGIDIIVTDHHQQGDELPVKAYAIVNPMQFDDNYPFKHLSGVGVAFKLLMALRYHLHNSTDYKYSLPNLKKYLDIVTLGTIADVVPLIGENRIFVKHGLKMLSEKSSRVGLEELKKITGLTNVNLNASHIGFVIAPRINAVGRMGCSDRGVRLLITDDRNEARWLAEELDMENRYRQGIEKTILAESYAKIERHRLHEKYRGIVLYSEDWHPGVIGIVASRVVEKYFRPTIVITMENGLGKGSARSIPAFHLYDGLKDISELLVSFGGHKYAAGLKIVAENIKTLQKEFHNIISSQLTDEDFIPEINIDAIVTENQVDDELIEWLNKMRPFGSGNSEPIFLMKGLRKYQQFFYIGKDKKHIKGFLEKNGKVFQVIGYNMPEYEKILKKSEYFDIAFIPEYNTWLGEKTVQLKLKDIRESDEC; encoded by the coding sequence ATTGATAAGGATGTTAGCTTAGCCAAGAGTATCAAGTATCGTTGGGTTTACGAACAGGCTGATAAATCAAATATTTTTCATTTGAATACTTCACTTGGGATACCTATCCCAATCGCAGAGGCTTTAATCAAACGCGGCATAATAAGCGTGGATGATGCAAAGATATACTTTGATGTGCCTCTTAAGGATTTAATAAATCCGTTTCTTCTAAAAGATATGGAAAAAGCGGTAAAAAGGATAACACAAGCCATTTTTAACCGCGAAAAGATATGTATTTACGGCGATTATGATGTGGACGGGATTACTTCCACCTCACTTCTTTATCTCTTTTTGAAAGAATTAAACGCAAGGGTCATATATTATGTCCCAAACAGGCTTGAAGAGGGGTATGGACTTAACAAAGAGGCAATTGACGATATTGCCGGACAAAATGTCGACCTGATGATTACTGTCGACTGTGGAATAACAGCCGTCAGTGAAGTGGCTTATGCCGCAAGTAAAGGGATTGACATCATTGTTACCGACCATCATCAGCAAGGGGATGAACTCCCTGTAAAGGCGTATGCTATCGTCAATCCGATGCAATTTGACGACAACTACCCATTCAAACATTTATCCGGAGTCGGAGTAGCCTTCAAGCTTTTGATGGCTTTAAGATACCATCTGCATAATTCTACTGACTACAAATACAGTCTGCCAAATTTGAAAAAATACCTTGATATTGTGACACTTGGCACCATTGCCGATGTAGTCCCTCTAATCGGCGAAAATAGGATATTTGTAAAACACGGCCTCAAGATGCTTAGCGAAAAAAGCTCAAGAGTGGGGCTTGAAGAGCTTAAAAAGATTACCGGGCTTACAAATGTCAACCTGAATGCCTCTCATATTGGATTTGTAATTGCACCAAGGATAAATGCAGTAGGACGGATGGGCTGTAGCGACAGAGGGGTAAGACTGTTAATAACTGACGATAGAAATGAAGCTCGCTGGCTTGCCGAAGAGCTCGATATGGAAAACAGATACAGACAGGGGATAGAAAAGACCATTCTCGCCGAATCCTATGCAAAGATAGAAAGGCATAGGCTTCATGAAAAATATCGTGGCATCGTGCTGTATTCGGAAGATTGGCACCCTGGGGTAATCGGAATCGTAGCTTCGAGAGTGGTGGAAAAATATTTCAGACCCACAATCGTAATTACGATGGAAAACGGCCTTGGAAAAGGCTCTGCAAGAAGTATTCCTGCCTTTCACCTTTATGACGGGCTGAAAGATATTTCAGAGCTTTTGGTCAGCTTTGGGGGGCATAAATATGCTGCAGGGCTTAAAATTGTTGCAGAAAATATAAAGACACTTCAAAAGGAGTTTCACAACATAATCTCTTCTCAATTGACTGATGAAGATTTTATCCCTGAAATTAACATTGATGCGATTGTCACTGAAAATCAGGTGGATGATGAGCTGATTGAGTGGCTTAACAAGATGAGGCCTTTTGGAAGTGGTAACAGTGAGCCTATTTTCCTGATGAAAGGGCTTAGGAAATATCAACAATTTTTTTACATCGGAAAAGATAAAAAACATATAAAAGGCTTTTTGGAGAAAAACGGTAAAGTATTTCAGGTAATCGGCTACAACATGCCTGAATATGAAAAAATCCTTAAAAAAAGTGAGTATTTTGATATAGCATTTATCCCGGAATACAATACTTGGCTTGGCGAAAAAACAGTCCAACTAAAATTGAAAGACATAAGAGAATCGGATGAGTGTTAA
- a CDS encoding ribulose-phosphate 3-epimerase produces MRNSMLVSPSILSADFSRLGEEIVAIDKAGADYIHIDVMDGQFVPNITIGPIVVKAIRNLTKKPFDVHLMIKNPENYVKEFADAGSDIITVHAEASNHLHRLIYQIKDLGKMAGVSINPATPISVIEEIITDVDLVLVMSVNPGFGGQKFIANCLDKVRRVKDLIASKNSKALIEVDGGVNDKNAPLLKEAGCDIVVAGSYVFNGDYKEKIESLKK; encoded by the coding sequence ATTAGAAATTCTATGCTTGTATCTCCATCAATTTTAAGTGCTGATTTTTCAAGACTTGGCGAAGAGATTGTTGCCATAGACAAGGCCGGTGCCGATTATATCCATATAGATGTTATGGATGGTCAGTTTGTGCCAAATATTACTATCGGGCCGATTGTGGTAAAGGCAATAAGAAACCTTACTAAAAAGCCTTTTGATGTGCATTTGATGATAAAAAATCCTGAAAATTATGTAAAAGAGTTTGCAGATGCGGGTTCTGATATTATCACAGTGCATGCGGAAGCTTCAAATCATCTGCATAGGCTTATTTACCAAATAAAGGATTTGGGCAAAATGGCAGGGGTGTCAATTAACCCTGCAACACCTATAAGCGTAATCGAGGAGATAATTACCGATGTGGACTTGGTGCTTGTAATGTCGGTGAATCCCGGTTTTGGCGGGCAAAAGTTTATTGCAAATTGTCTTGATAAAGTTAGAAGGGTAAAAGATCTTATAGCAAGTAAAAACTCAAAAGCACTTATTGAAGTCGACGGCGGGGTAAATGATAAAAATGCACCGCTATTAAAAGAAGCAGGGTGCGATATTGTTGTGGCTGGCAGCTATGTATTTAACGGAGACTACAAAGAAAAGATTGAAAGCTTGAAAAAGTAG
- a CDS encoding YebC/PmpR family DNA-binding transcriptional regulator produces the protein MAGHSKWANIKHRKAAQDAKKGKVFTKIAKELTVAAKIGGSDPEMNPRLRVALDKAKSANMPKDNVERAIKKGTGEGNDTTYYEVTYEGYGPGGFAILVNALTDNKNRTVAEVRSNLTKRGGSMGEAGCVAWMFEKKGIINVKRESADEDMIMELAIEAGAEDVEVSEEGYEIVSEPENYYAIKEALESQNIEIEFSEITMKPKTTVELKGEDAKKAMTLIEVLEDLDDVQEVYTNADIDESELD, from the coding sequence ATGGCTGGTCATAGTAAATGGGCAAATATTAAGCATAGAAAGGCTGCTCAGGATGCCAAAAAAGGGAAAGTGTTTACGAAAATTGCAAAGGAATTAACAGTAGCTGCGAAAATAGGCGGAAGCGACCCTGAGATGAACCCAAGGCTTCGTGTAGCTCTTGATAAAGCAAAGTCAGCAAATATGCCTAAGGACAATGTGGAAAGGGCTATTAAAAAGGGGACAGGCGAAGGTAATGATACGACTTATTACGAAGTGACATACGAAGGGTATGGCCCGGGTGGATTTGCCATATTAGTAAATGCACTAACAGACAATAAAAACAGGACTGTTGCAGAGGTAAGAAGCAATCTTACAAAACGTGGCGGAAGTATGGGTGAAGCCGGTTGTGTAGCATGGATGTTTGAAAAGAAAGGTATTATAAATGTTAAAAGAGAATCAGCTGATGAAGATATGATTATGGAGCTTGCAATTGAAGCCGGTGCCGAGGATGTGGAAGTAAGTGAAGAGGGGTATGAGATCGTGTCTGAGCCTGAAAATTATTATGCAATCAAGGAAGCTCTTGAATCGCAAAACATCGAAATAGAATTTTCCGAAATTACAATGAAGCCTAAGACAACAGTAGAGTTAAAGGGAGAAGATGCCAAAAAGGCTATGACCCTGATTGAAGTATTGGAAGACTTGGACGATGTGCAGGAAGTTTACACAAATGCAGATATAGATGAAAGCGAGTTAGACTAA